A part of Miscanthus floridulus cultivar M001 chromosome 6, ASM1932011v1, whole genome shotgun sequence genomic DNA contains:
- the LOC136459949 gene encoding uncharacterized protein, whose translation MSQAMSGGGGGGGGAGQFGDTTFTKVFVGGLAWETHKEGMRAYFQQFGDILEAVVITDKNTGRSKGYGFVTFREPEAALRACIDPYPVIDGRRANCNLAYLGVNKSKTALLPPYLQPYAHVYGGGSNNMRATMKSFQTAGVGDASQPSLMSFVPAADHGIQQGIPTYSVYAGYSPYFLDYGYPLSYYQPYAGLQQEAQLQQYAVLGGGGAAATVPAGLTMEAAAANPSGLYPYFQYGPASAAAAGGYSMVQYPQLYQYAAAAAVGATAAATTLAAGIADGLQQYGGAVAFTPNSIAQAGMTMSLASPTLAAPTAQQYQYCRLVPSPLAAAAPDQKPSLA comes from the exons ATGTCTCAGGCGATgtccggcggtggtggtggcggcggcggcgcggggcagTTCGGCGACACGACGTTCACCAAGGTGTTCGTGGGGGGCCTTGCGTGGGAGACGCACAAGGAGGGCATGCGGGCCTACTTCCAGCAGTTCGGCGACATCCTTGAGGCCGTCGTCATCACCGACAAGAACACCGGCAGATCCAAGGGATACGGATTT GTAACTTTCCGTGAGCCAGAGGCGGCGCTGAGAGCTTGCATCGATCCGTACCCGGTGATTGATGGAAGGAGGGCCAACTGCAATCTTGCCTATCTCGGCGTCAACAAATCCAAGACAGCACTGCTGCCTCCCTATCTGCAACCATATG CTCATGTTTACGGGGGAGGCAGCAACAACATGCGGGCAACAATGAAGTCCTTTCAAACAGCTGGTGTTGGTGATGCCAGCCAACCCAGCCTGATGAGCTTCGTCCCGGCGGCCGATCATGGCATCCAGCAAGGAATTCCTACTTACAGTGTGTACGCCGG GTACTCTCCCTATTTCTTGGACTACGGCTATCCGCTG AGCTACTATCAGCCCTACGCTGGTCTGCAGCAGGAAGCCCAGCTACAGCAGTACGCCGTCTTGGGCGGCGGAGGAGCAGCAGCGACGGTGCCGGCGGGGCTAAcaatggaggcggcggcggccaacCCGTCCGGACTGTACCCCTACTTTCAGTACGGTCCGGCGAGCGCGGCGGCCGCTGGTGGGTACAGCATGGTGCAGTACCCCCAGTTGTACCAGTACGCTGCTGCGGCTGCGGTGGGTGCCACGGCGGCGGCGACCACCCTGGCCGCTGGCATTGCCGACGGCCTCCAGCAGTACGGCGGCGCGGTGGCGTTTACTCCTAATTCCATTGCCCAAGCAG GCATGACAATGTCTCTGGCATCTCCAACTCTGGCAGCACCGACAGCGCAGCAGTACCAATACTGCAGACTGGTTCCTTCTCCCCTGGCTGCTGCAGCACCCGATCAGAAGCCCAGCTTGGCCTAG
- the LOC136461387 gene encoding GDSL esterase/lipase At1g71250-like, producing MGRRRGAASAAAGALLLLLLLVGAAARVRDAAVAARVPAMFVFGDSLVDDGNNDALARADYYPYGVDFPPLGAATGRFCNGKTVADALCDLLGLQYVPPYTSTRGLNGTAAAALLGGVNYASAAGGILDETRQHLGDRFSLSQQVLNLEATLDGAIRPLFGRDQGRYERHLARSVAVVVVGGNDYLNNYLLYPLGIGYDSGDRYRPDEYAALLLDHYARQILALHSLGLRKFLLAGVGPLGCTPGLRASAGPGRQGQCAEQVNQMVGLFNQGLRSLVDQLNADHRPAAAFVYGNTYAAVQDMIHNPGEYGFTVVDSGCCGLGPIVTCGLCVPLVAPCGERGRYVFWDACHPTQAANLVLAQMAFDGTPEHVYPLNLRQLAEL from the exons ATGGGCCGTCGTCGAGGAGCGGCGTCGGCCGCTGCAGGCGCgctgctactgctgctcctgctcgtcgGGGCGGCGGCCAGAGTGCGtgacgcggcggtggcggcgagggTGCCGGCGATGTTCGTGTTCGGCGACTCGCTGGTGGACGACGGAAACAACGACGCGCTCGCCAGGGCCGACTACTACCCCTACGGCGTCGACTTCCCGCCGCTGGGCGCTGCCACTGGCAGGTTCTGCAACGGCAAGACCGTCGCCGACGCCTTGT GCGATCTTCTGGGCCTCCAGTACGTACCGCCGTACACGAGCACCCGCGGCCTGaacgggacggcggcggcggcgctgctcggcggcGTCAACTACGCGTCGGCGGCGGGGGGCATACTGGACGAGACACGGCAGCacctg GGCGACAGGTTCAGCCTGAGCCAGCAGGTGCTGAACCTGGAGGCGACGCTGGACGGCGCCATCAGGCCCCTGTTCGGCAGAGACCAGGGCCGGTACGAGCGGCACCTCGCGCGGTCGGTCGCCGTCGTGGTGGTCGGCGGCAACGACTACCTCAACAACTACCTCCTCTACCCGCTCGGCATCGGCTACGATTCCGGCGACCGGTACCGCCCCGACGAGTACGCCGCGCTCCTGCTCGACCACTACGCCCGCCAGATACTG GCTCTGCACAGCCTTGGGCTGAGGAAGTTTCTACTGGCCGGTGTGGGCCCGCTGGGCTGCACCCCGGGCCTGCGGGCCTCGGCCGGGCCGGGCCGACAAGGCCAGTGCGCGGAGCAGGTGAACCAGATGGTGGGGCTCTTCAACCAGGGGCTCAGATCGCTCGTCGACCAGCTCAACGCCGACCACCGCCCTGCCGCCGCCTTCGTCTACGGCAACACCTACGCCGCCGTCCAGGACATGATCCACAACCCCGGCGAATACGGTTTTACGGTGGTGGACAGCGGATGCTGCGGGCTGGGGCCGATCGTCACCTGCGGCCTCTGCGTGCCGTTGGTGGCGCCGTGCGGCGAGCGGGGGCGGTACGTGTTCTGGGACGCCTGCCATCCGACGCAGGCGGCCAACCTGGTGCTGGCGCAGATGGCTTTCGACGGCACGCCGGAGCACGTCTACCCTCTCAATCTCCGGCAGCTGGCTGAGCTATAG